The proteins below come from a single Dermacentor albipictus isolate Rhodes 1998 colony chromosome 7, USDA_Dalb.pri_finalv2, whole genome shotgun sequence genomic window:
- the LOC135906822 gene encoding uncharacterized protein, which translates to MGETGIRSEPAGLRKGADLKNAPGANNAGSRSQNSAAFMAAPHYTAVLAALTALYLGRSTEAACERGTKVFEAVNELVKKLPAEYSETLNRESDWVPGVTLTTMTLRGLEQCEILGPVQSYCKGNDDMTLFELHCTPLSNTINWSMCNGRNGTLVTTIRYARMSVEFFTEHMENSTDVNLVSAGTVAPSELTGVSLTLTGSSNFLNGAASILVASFSETVREMWLGTLPGVLLNVLHEIKRKRQDS; encoded by the exons ATGGGAGAAACTGGTATTCGCAGCGAGCCAGCTGGTTTACGAAAGGGCGCGGATCTTAAGAACGCGCCGGGCGCAAATAACGCAGGGAGTCGCAGCCAG AACAGTGCAGCATTCATGGCAGCTCCACATTATACAGCGGTGCTTGCAGCGCTGACAGCCCTGTATCTCGGAAGGTCAACAG AAGCTGCGTGTGAAAGAGGAACCAAAGTCTTCGAGGCAGTTAACGAATTAGTCAAGAAGCTACCGGCCGAATATTCTGAAACTCTGAATCGCGAGTCAGACTGGGTACCTGGAGTAACCCTGACAACCATGACGCTCAGGGGCCTTGAGCAATGCGAAATTTTGGGACCCGTTCAGTCATACTGCAAAGGAAATGACGACATGACACTG TTTGAGCTACATTGCACACCCCTCTCAAATACCATCAACTGGAGTATGTGCAACGGACGCAACGGGACCCTGGTGACAACCATTCGCTACGCCAGGATGAGCGTGGAGTTTTTTACTGAACACATGGAGAACAGCACAGACGTCAACCTTGTTTCAGCCGGAACAGTGGCGCCCTCTGAGCTGACCGGCGTTTCGCTGACCTTGACAGGCAGCAGCAATTTCCTCAACGGCGCCGCTTCCATATTGGTTGCGTCTTTCTCGGAGACAGTCCGAGAAATGTGGCTAGGTACCCTTCCCGGAGTTCTTCTGAACGTACTTCACGAGATCAAACGAAAGCGACAAGACTCCTGA